The following proteins are co-located in the uncultured Draconibacterium sp. genome:
- the istB gene encoding IS21-like element helper ATPase IstB: MNEVTLTRMKQMKLHGMHGAFKTAVETGKTDDYTIDQFVSMITDAEWDDRNNRKIERLIKNARFHYKASIENVVYEHTRNIDRTKLLRLAECDFINKNENVLISGSTGAGKSYIATALGYQACIEGYRVLYFNTTKLFSKLKMAKADGSYLKELAKMARHQLIILDDFGLQPLDSQNRIALLELIEDRHNKGSMLVTSQLPVSKWYEVIGEKTIADAILDRLIHQSHRFELMGESMRKKRNIYSE, translated from the coding sequence ATGAACGAAGTAACATTAACACGAATGAAACAGATGAAGCTCCATGGTATGCATGGGGCTTTTAAAACAGCTGTCGAAACAGGTAAAACCGATGATTACACCATCGACCAGTTTGTATCGATGATAACAGATGCCGAGTGGGACGATCGCAACAACCGAAAGATAGAGCGATTGATAAAAAATGCAAGGTTCCACTATAAGGCATCCATTGAAAACGTGGTGTACGAACATACAAGAAATATCGATCGGACAAAACTGTTAAGACTGGCTGAGTGCGATTTTATTAATAAGAACGAGAATGTGTTAATATCAGGCAGCACCGGTGCCGGCAAAAGCTACATTGCAACAGCCTTAGGGTATCAGGCCTGTATCGAGGGATACAGGGTTCTGTACTTTAACACAACCAAGCTGTTTTCTAAACTAAAAATGGCAAAAGCCGATGGATCTTATCTTAAAGAACTTGCAAAAATGGCCAGGCATCAGTTAATAATACTCGATGACTTTGGCCTGCAACCTTTAGATAGCCAAAACCGAATAGCCCTGTTAGAGTTAATTGAAGACAGGCACAATAAAGGATCAATGCTTGTAACATCACAGCTGCCCGTTAGTAAGTGGTATGAAGTAATTGGCGAGAAAACGATTGCCGATGCCATACTCGACCGTTTAATCCATCAATCACACAGGTTTGAGCTAATGGGCGAATCGATGAGAAAAAAACGAAACATTTATAGTGAATAA
- a CDS encoding glycoside hydrolase family 43 protein, with protein sequence MKKARYLVPHLYTADPAVHLFNGKLYIYPSHDVESGIPENDNGDHFDMRDYHIFSMDDMDGEVTDHGVALDVKDIPWAGRQLWDCDCAHKDGKYYLYFPLKDQTDIFRIGVAISDKPEGPFIPQEAPMKGSYSIDPCVFEDVDGAQYMYFGGLWGGQLQRYRNNKAIECGQEPVNDAPAIPPRIAKLSDDMLEFGEEPKALVILDENGEPLKAGDHDRRFFEASWMHMYNGKYYFSYSTGNTHKLCYAIGDNPYGPFTYQGVILTPVVGWTTHHSIVAFKGKWYLFHHDCVPSNGKTWLRSLKVVEMEYDAEGKIITIEGTAE encoded by the coding sequence ATCACACGATGTTGAGTCGGGCATCCCTGAAAATGACAATGGTGATCATTTTGATATGCGCGATTACCATATTTTTTCAATGGATGATATGGATGGAGAAGTTACCGATCATGGTGTGGCTTTGGATGTAAAAGATATTCCCTGGGCAGGTCGACAGTTATGGGATTGCGATTGTGCGCATAAAGACGGGAAATATTATCTGTATTTTCCTCTGAAAGATCAAACCGATATTTTCAGAATAGGAGTAGCTATTAGTGATAAACCGGAAGGCCCATTTATTCCACAGGAGGCACCAATGAAAGGCAGTTATTCCATCGATCCTTGTGTGTTTGAGGATGTAGATGGTGCACAATACATGTATTTTGGTGGTTTGTGGGGCGGTCAGTTGCAGCGCTATCGAAATAATAAAGCAATTGAATGTGGACAGGAACCTGTCAACGATGCTCCGGCTATACCTCCTCGTATTGCCAAATTGAGCGACGATATGCTGGAATTTGGTGAAGAACCTAAAGCGCTTGTAATTTTGGATGAAAATGGTGAGCCGCTAAAAGCCGGCGACCACGACAGACGTTTTTTTGAAGCCTCGTGGATGCATATGTATAATGGCAAATATTATTTCTCATATTCAACAGGAAACACACATAAATTGTGTTATGCTATTGGTGATAATCCTTATGGCCCTTTTACTTACCAGGGCGTAATTTTAACACCGGTTGTAGGCTGGACAACACATCATTCGATTGTTGCATTTAAGGGCAAATGGTACTTGTTTCATCACGATTGTGTTCCTTCAAATGGCAAAACCTGGTTACGCAGCTTGAAAGTTGTGGAAATGGAATATGATGCAGAAGGGAAAATTATTACGATAGAAGGAACAGCAGAATAA